In a genomic window of Flavobacterium lipolyticum:
- a CDS encoding RsmB/NOP family class I SAM-dependent RNA methyltransferase: MRLHRNLVYTTIDSLNAIFNEGEYADKVVARALKKDKRWGSSDRKFVAETIYEIVRWKRLYAEIAEVKEPYDRDNLWRMFAVWAVLRGYPIPDWRQLEGTPERKIKGRFDELSKVRALKESIPDWMDELGVKELGEKVWAKEIAAQNQPAKVILRTNTLKGTKENLRNTLMDLNIETEYLKDQPEALVLKERANVFLTDAFKQGLFEVQDANSQLVAGFLDVKPGMRVVDTCAGAGGKTLHIASLMENKGQLIAMDLYESKLKQLKLRAKRNGAFNIEYRIIDTTKVIKKLHEKADRVLIDAPCSGLGVLKRNPDSKWKLQPEFIDNIRKVQAEVLESYSKIVKPGGKLVYATCSVLPSENQEQVEKFLKTEIGKQFTFIKDRKILASESGFDGFYMALLERKVTN, encoded by the coding sequence ATGAGATTACACAGAAATTTAGTTTATACTACCATCGATTCTTTAAATGCTATTTTCAATGAAGGAGAATATGCAGACAAAGTGGTAGCCAGAGCCTTAAAAAAAGACAAACGTTGGGGAAGTTCCGACAGGAAGTTTGTTGCTGAAACGATATACGAAATTGTTCGCTGGAAGCGACTATATGCAGAAATTGCAGAAGTAAAAGAACCATACGACAGAGATAACTTATGGAGAATGTTTGCGGTTTGGGCAGTTTTGAGAGGATATCCTATTCCGGATTGGAGACAATTGGAAGGAACTCCTGAGAGAAAAATAAAAGGCCGTTTCGATGAGCTTTCTAAAGTTAGAGCTCTAAAAGAATCTATTCCGGACTGGATGGATGAATTAGGAGTAAAAGAATTAGGAGAGAAAGTTTGGGCAAAAGAAATTGCTGCTCAAAATCAGCCGGCTAAAGTTATCTTAAGAACCAATACGCTTAAAGGTACCAAGGAAAACTTGAGAAACACGTTGATGGATTTAAATATTGAAACGGAATATTTAAAAGATCAGCCTGAAGCTTTAGTTTTAAAAGAAAGAGCCAACGTATTCTTAACAGACGCTTTTAAACAAGGACTTTTTGAAGTTCAGGATGCCAACTCACAATTAGTAGCCGGTTTTCTGGATGTAAAACCTGGAATGCGCGTGGTAGATACCTGTGCAGGAGCGGGAGGAAAAACATTGCACATTGCTTCTTTAATGGAAAACAAAGGGCAGTTAATTGCAATGGATTTGTACGAAAGCAAACTGAAACAATTGAAATTAAGAGCCAAAAGAAATGGTGCTTTTAATATCGAATACCGTATTATTGATACTACAAAAGTGATCAAAAAATTACATGAAAAAGCAGACCGTGTTTTAATCGATGCGCCTTGTAGTGGTTTGGGAGTTTTAAAACGAAATCCTGACTCTAAATGGAAACTGCAGCCTGAATTTATTGATAACATTCGAAAAGTACAGGCAGAAGTTCTGGAAAGCTATTCGAAAATTGTGAAACCGGGTGGAAAATTGGTCTATGCCACTTGCTCCGTTTTACCATCGGAAAATCAGGAACAGGTAGAGAAATTCTTAAAGACAGAAATCGGAAAGCAATTTACTTTTATTAAAGACCGCAAAATACTAGCGTCAGAATCTGGATTTGATGGATTCTATATGGCTTTATTGGAACGAAAAGTAACTAATTAA
- a CDS encoding bacteriocin, with amino-acid sequence MKFILNLTNVEQLSKSELKQIKGGDFIYYLNGYQLRCAKQLTQPPTCGNIPSFCLISPDMCPIDQS; translated from the coding sequence ATGAAATTTATCTTAAATCTAACAAATGTTGAGCAATTAAGTAAAAGCGAATTAAAGCAAATTAAAGGCGGTGATTTTATTTATTATTTAAATGGCTATCAATTGCGATGTGCTAAGCAGTTAACACAACCGCCAACATGTGGCAATATTCCATCATTTTGTTTGATTTCACCAGATATGTGTCCAATTGACCAGTCTTAA
- a CDS encoding AMP-binding protein, producing the protein MSKLTHKNVHNYFKLNGYHLNGKDLCRIGYSYIKEGDVYEKAIGEFLLDWFDKKEFIEMTTSGTTGLPKLVRLEKQAMIQSALATGDFFGLKPGDKALLCLPVQFIAGKMMLVRSLILGLDIDVVSPSTAPLALNKTKYDFVAMVPLQVQNSVEELKNVKKLIIGGAKIDSALEEQLLPLKTEIYETYGMTETITHIAAKRVGEKAFSILPNVKIDKDDRDCLVIHLASVSNEPIVTNDLVELVNENQFVFLGRIDNVVNSGGVKLIPEQIESKLIGKINSRFFVTGVPDTTLGEKLILVIEGEKQEFASDFFDVLGKYEKPKEIVFVPKFKENENGKLLRKPSLV; encoded by the coding sequence ATGTCAAAATTAACACATAAAAATGTCCATAATTACTTTAAGTTAAATGGTTATCATTTAAATGGGAAAGATTTATGCCGCATAGGTTACAGTTACATCAAAGAAGGAGATGTATATGAAAAGGCTATTGGTGAGTTTTTGCTGGATTGGTTCGATAAGAAAGAGTTTATTGAAATGACAACTTCTGGCACGACCGGACTTCCAAAATTAGTACGACTCGAAAAACAGGCTATGATTCAGTCCGCTTTGGCAACAGGTGATTTTTTCGGATTGAAGCCCGGAGATAAAGCACTGCTTTGTTTGCCTGTGCAATTTATAGCCGGAAAAATGATGTTGGTTCGAAGCCTGATTTTGGGGTTGGATATTGATGTCGTTTCGCCAAGCACAGCTCCTTTGGCTTTAAACAAAACTAAGTATGATTTTGTTGCCATGGTTCCTTTACAGGTTCAAAACTCTGTTGAAGAATTGAAAAATGTAAAGAAACTCATTATCGGTGGTGCTAAGATCGATAGTGCGCTTGAAGAACAATTACTTCCGCTAAAGACCGAGATTTACGAGACCTATGGGATGACGGAAACTATTACACACATCGCTGCCAAAAGAGTGGGAGAAAAGGCATTCTCGATTCTTCCAAATGTGAAAATCGACAAGGATGATCGTGACTGTTTGGTAATTCATCTGGCTTCGGTTTCTAATGAGCCTATCGTTACAAATGACCTGGTGGAGTTGGTTAATGAAAATCAGTTTGTATTTTTAGGAAGAATTGACAATGTAGTGAATAGTGGAGGAGTAAAGTTAATTCCGGAGCAAATTGAAAGTAAACTGATAGGGAAGATAAACAGCAGGTTTTTTGTAACCGGAGTTCCGGATACTACTTTAGGAGAAAAACTAATTTTGGTGATTGAAGGAGAAAAACAAGAGTTTGCTTCTGATTTTTTTGATGTATTAGGTAAATACGAAAAGCCAAAGGAAATTGTTTTTGTTCCAAAATTCAAAGAAAATGAGAACGGAAAACTGTTGCGTAAGCCTAGTTTGGTGTAA
- a CDS encoding CPBP family intramembrane glutamic endopeptidase encodes MFLEQGIKPHNKFWLYLLGSVVIIIASFIGQIPFSLAVFYKSWISGKGFPSNDATVMKMFEPNLTLFLVMISFAFAFVGIYYVVKYMHRQTLLSVTTSRAEVDWRRVGFSFLLWSLFSVLSFVVLYFSSPESFVWNFKWIPFLILVVIGTVLIPIQTSTEEYVFRGYLMQGFANLARNRWFPLLMTSVIFGSMHVFNPEVVKMGYIVMVYYIGTGLFLGVITLMDEGMELALGFHAANNLVGALLVTSDWSVFQTHSLFIDISEPSAGVDVLLPVVVVYPVLLFIFSKKYNWSNWKEKLTGEINVVKSLN; translated from the coding sequence ATGTTTTTAGAACAAGGAATTAAACCTCATAATAAGTTCTGGTTGTATCTTTTAGGGTCCGTTGTAATTATTATAGCATCTTTTATTGGTCAGATTCCTTTTTCTCTTGCAGTGTTTTATAAGAGTTGGATTTCCGGCAAGGGGTTTCCTTCTAATGATGCGACGGTTATGAAAATGTTTGAACCCAATTTGACCTTGTTTCTGGTGATGATTTCCTTTGCTTTTGCTTTTGTGGGGATTTATTATGTGGTGAAATATATGCACCGTCAGACTCTTTTATCCGTCACTACTTCAAGGGCAGAAGTAGATTGGAGACGAGTTGGTTTTTCTTTTTTATTATGGTCTTTGTTCTCTGTTTTGAGTTTTGTGGTATTGTATTTTAGTTCTCCCGAGAGTTTCGTGTGGAATTTTAAATGGATACCTTTTTTAATTTTAGTGGTAATCGGAACGGTGTTAATACCGATACAAACCTCTACCGAAGAATATGTCTTTAGAGGGTATCTTATGCAGGGATTTGCTAATTTAGCACGAAACAGGTGGTTTCCTTTACTGATGACTTCCGTTATATTTGGTTCGATGCACGTCTTTAATCCTGAAGTCGTAAAAATGGGGTATATCGTGATGGTGTACTATATCGGAACCGGTTTGTTTCTCGGAGTGATTACCTTAATGGATGAGGGAATGGAACTGGCATTGGGTTTTCATGCTGCTAATAATTTAGTCGGAGCTTTGTTGGTAACGTCCGATTGGTCGGTTTTTCAAACGCATTCACTTTTTATTGATATATCAGAGCCTTCGGCCGGTGTAGATGTGCTATTACCGGTGGTTGTAGTTTATCCTGTGCTGCTTTTTATTTTTAGTAAGAAGTACAATTGGAGTAACTGGAAAGAAAAATTAACGGGGGAAATAAATGTTGTAAAATCTTTAAATTAA
- the arsC gene encoding arsenate reductase (glutaredoxin) (This arsenate reductase requires both glutathione and glutaredoxin to convert arsenate to arsenite, after which the efflux transporter formed by ArsA and ArsB can extrude the arsenite from the cell, providing resistance.) has protein sequence MIQIYHNPRCGKSRNCLAFIENTKQEYQIIPYLIETPNFNDLKKLLEKLNLKPLQLIRIKEKIWIENYKGKELTDDQIIEAMVENPILIERPIVIKDDKAIIGRDPDLVASFLDQL, from the coding sequence ATGATACAAATTTATCACAACCCACGTTGCGGAAAATCAAGAAATTGCCTGGCTTTTATTGAAAACACAAAACAGGAATATCAAATTATCCCTTATCTGATCGAAACGCCGAACTTTAATGATTTAAAAAAACTTCTTGAAAAACTAAACCTTAAACCGCTGCAATTGATTAGAATTAAGGAAAAAATCTGGATTGAAAATTACAAAGGAAAAGAACTGACCGATGATCAGATTATTGAAGCTATGGTCGAAAATCCTATTTTGATCGAACGTCCGATTGTTATAAAAGATGACAAAGCAATCATTGGCAGAGATCCGGATTTAGTGGCTTCTTTTTTAGATCAATTATAA